From Actinosynnema mirum DSM 43827, a single genomic window includes:
- a CDS encoding DNA-directed RNA polymerase subunit beta', giving the protein MLDVNFFDELRIGLATADDIRQWSFGEVKKPETINYRTLKPEKDGLFCEKIFGPTRDWECYCGKYKRVRFKGIICERCGVEVTRAKVRRERMGHIELAAPVTHIWYFKGVPSRLGYLLDLAPKDLEKIIYFAAYVIVGVNAELRHTDQPTLDSEMQVERKRVENRRDADVEARAQKLEADLAELEAEGAKSDVRRKVKEGGEREMRQLRDRAQRELDRLDEIWSTFVKLERAQLIADEQLYRELYDRYGDYFTGAMGAEAIQKLLGDYDVDAEAEVLRETIRSGKGQKKLRALKRLKVVAAFQATRNNPQGMVLDCVPVIPPDLRPMVQLDGGRFATSDLNDLYRRVINRNNRLKRLIDLGAPEIIVNNEKRMLQEAVDALFDNGRRGRPVTGPGNRPLKSLSDLLKGKQGRFRQNLLGKRVDYSGRSVIVVGPQLKLHQCGLPKQMALELFKPFVMKRLVDLNHAQNIKSAKRMVERARPAVWDVLEEVITEHPVLLNRAPTLHRLGIQAFEPQLVEGKAIQLHPLVCEAFNADFDGDQMAVHLPLSAEAQAEARVLMLSSNNILSPASGKPLAMPRLDMVTGLYHLTWHKEDDLGEGQAYSSPAEAQMAFDRKALGLQAMCKIRITDKNPPRGQEPEGWEPGQPWLAETTLGRVLFNEVLPQDYPFLNEVMPKKRQATVINDLAERYPMVTVARTLDKLKDAGFHWATRSGVTVAISDVLVPEAKQGILDEYEKLADAVEKRYQRGQLSYTERNNELVKVWTKATEDVAQVMEDNFPEDNSIRKIVKSGAAGNMTQVRSLAGMRGLVTNPKGEYIPRPIKNSFREGLSVLEYFIATHGARKGLADTALRTADSGYLTRRLVDVSQDVIIREIDCGTTRGVGMTVGEVLSDRVGLHEFAQTSVYARTLAEDITDKDGNLVLNRGDDLGDPALQTLVTNNVVRVKVRSVLTCESAVGVCASCYGRSMATGQLVDVGEAVGIVAAQSIGEPGTQLTMRTFHQGGVAGDDITTGLPRVQELFEARVPKGKAPIADVDGRVRIEDGDRFWKITLIPDDGSEEILFEKLSKRQRLANTATGPLQDGDHVSVGQQLLEGTPDPHEVLRVMGPREAQLHLVQEVQKVYRAQGVAIHDKHIEVIVRQMLRRVTIIDSGATEFLPGSLVERADFESGNRQVVAEGGEPAAGRPVLMGITKASLATDSWLSAASFQETTRVLTDAAINGRSDKLIGLKENVIIGKLIPAGTGINRYRNIQVQPTEEARAAAYAIPSYDDGYYTPDVFGTGTGAAVPLDDYDFGRDYR; this is encoded by the coding sequence GTGCTCGACGTCAACTTCTTCGATGAGCTCCGCATCGGTCTCGCCACCGCGGACGACATCCGCCAGTGGTCCTTCGGCGAGGTCAAGAAGCCCGAGACCATCAACTACCGCACGCTCAAGCCGGAGAAGGACGGCTTGTTCTGCGAGAAGATCTTCGGTCCCACCAGGGACTGGGAGTGCTACTGCGGCAAGTACAAGCGCGTGCGCTTCAAGGGCATCATCTGCGAGCGCTGCGGCGTCGAGGTGACCCGCGCCAAGGTGCGCCGCGAGCGCATGGGCCACATCGAACTGGCCGCGCCGGTCACCCACATCTGGTACTTCAAGGGCGTCCCCAGCCGGTTGGGCTACCTGCTCGACCTGGCCCCCAAGGACCTCGAGAAGATCATCTACTTCGCGGCCTACGTCATCGTGGGCGTCAACGCGGAGCTGCGCCACACCGACCAGCCCACGCTCGACAGCGAGATGCAGGTCGAGCGCAAGCGCGTCGAGAACCGCCGCGACGCGGACGTCGAGGCCCGCGCGCAGAAGCTGGAAGCCGACCTGGCCGAGCTGGAGGCCGAGGGCGCCAAGTCCGACGTCCGCCGCAAGGTCAAGGAGGGCGGCGAGCGCGAGATGCGCCAGCTCCGCGACCGCGCCCAGCGCGAGCTGGACCGGCTCGACGAGATCTGGAGCACGTTCGTCAAGCTGGAGCGCGCCCAGCTCATCGCCGACGAGCAGCTCTACCGCGAGCTGTACGACCGGTACGGCGACTACTTCACCGGCGCCATGGGCGCCGAGGCCATCCAGAAGCTGCTCGGCGACTACGACGTGGACGCCGAGGCCGAGGTGCTGCGCGAGACCATCCGCAGCGGCAAGGGCCAGAAGAAGCTCCGCGCCCTCAAGCGCCTCAAGGTCGTCGCCGCGTTCCAGGCGACCCGCAACAACCCGCAGGGCATGGTCCTGGACTGCGTCCCGGTCATCCCGCCGGACCTGCGCCCCATGGTGCAGCTCGACGGTGGCCGCTTCGCGACCTCCGACCTGAACGACCTGTACCGCCGCGTCATCAACCGCAACAACCGCCTCAAGCGACTGATCGACCTCGGCGCGCCCGAGATCATCGTCAACAACGAGAAGCGGATGCTGCAGGAGGCCGTCGACGCGCTGTTCGACAACGGCCGTCGCGGCCGTCCGGTGACCGGTCCGGGCAACCGCCCGCTCAAGTCGCTGTCCGACCTGCTCAAGGGCAAGCAGGGCCGGTTCCGCCAGAACCTGCTCGGCAAGCGCGTCGACTACTCCGGCCGCTCGGTCATCGTCGTCGGCCCGCAGCTCAAGCTGCACCAGTGCGGTCTGCCCAAGCAGATGGCGCTGGAGCTGTTCAAGCCGTTCGTGATGAAGCGCCTGGTGGACCTGAACCACGCGCAGAACATCAAGTCGGCCAAGCGCATGGTCGAGCGCGCCCGCCCCGCCGTGTGGGACGTCCTCGAAGAGGTCATCACCGAGCACCCGGTGCTGCTCAACCGCGCGCCCACGCTGCACCGCCTCGGCATCCAGGCCTTCGAGCCGCAGCTGGTCGAGGGCAAGGCCATCCAGCTCCACCCGCTCGTCTGCGAGGCGTTCAACGCCGACTTCGACGGCGACCAGATGGCCGTCCACCTGCCGCTGTCCGCCGAGGCCCAGGCCGAGGCGCGCGTGCTGATGCTGTCGTCGAACAACATCCTCTCGCCCGCGTCCGGCAAGCCGCTGGCCATGCCGCGACTGGACATGGTGACGGGTCTGTACCACCTGACCTGGCACAAGGAGGACGACCTCGGCGAGGGCCAGGCGTACTCCTCGCCCGCCGAGGCGCAGATGGCGTTCGACCGCAAGGCGCTGGGCCTGCAGGCGATGTGCAAGATCCGCATCACCGACAAGAACCCGCCGCGCGGCCAGGAGCCCGAGGGCTGGGAGCCCGGTCAGCCGTGGCTGGCCGAGACCACCCTCGGCCGGGTGCTGTTCAACGAGGTCCTGCCGCAGGACTACCCGTTCCTGAACGAGGTCATGCCCAAGAAGCGGCAGGCCACGGTCATCAACGACCTCGCCGAGCGGTACCCGATGGTCACCGTCGCCCGGACGCTGGACAAGCTGAAGGACGCCGGCTTCCACTGGGCCACCCGCTCCGGCGTGACCGTCGCGATCTCCGACGTGCTCGTCCCCGAGGCCAAGCAGGGCATCCTCGACGAGTACGAGAAGCTCGCGGACGCGGTGGAGAAGCGCTACCAGCGCGGTCAGCTGTCCTACACCGAGCGCAACAACGAGCTCGTCAAGGTGTGGACCAAGGCGACCGAGGACGTCGCCCAGGTCATGGAGGACAACTTCCCCGAGGACAACTCGATCCGCAAGATCGTGAAGTCCGGCGCGGCGGGCAACATGACCCAGGTCCGCTCCCTCGCGGGTATGCGCGGCCTGGTCACGAACCCGAAGGGCGAGTACATCCCGCGCCCGATCAAGAACTCATTCCGCGAGGGCTTGTCGGTCCTGGAGTACTTCATCGCCACGCACGGCGCCCGCAAGGGTCTGGCCGACACCGCGCTCCGCACGGCGGACTCGGGCTACCTGACCCGTCGTCTGGTGGACGTCTCGCAGGACGTCATCATCCGCGAGATCGACTGCGGCACCACGCGCGGCGTGGGCATGACCGTGGGCGAGGTCCTGAGCGACCGCGTCGGCCTGCACGAGTTCGCGCAGACCAGCGTGTACGCCCGGACCCTGGCCGAGGACATCACCGACAAGGACGGCAACCTCGTCCTCAACCGCGGTGACGACCTGGGCGACCCGGCGCTCCAGACCCTGGTGACCAACAACGTCGTCCGGGTGAAGGTCCGCTCCGTGCTGACCTGCGAGTCCGCGGTCGGCGTGTGCGCGTCCTGCTACGGCCGCTCGATGGCCACCGGCCAGCTGGTCGACGTCGGCGAGGCCGTCGGCATCGTCGCCGCCCAGTCGATCGGTGAGCCCGGCACCCAGCTGACGATGCGCACCTTCCACCAGGGTGGTGTGGCCGGTGACGACATCACCACCGGTCTGCCGCGTGTCCAGGAGCTGTTCGAGGCCCGCGTCCCGAAGGGCAAGGCGCCCATCGCCGACGTCGACGGCCGCGTGCGGATCGAGGACGGCGACCGCTTCTGGAAGATCACCCTCATCCCGGACGACGGGTCCGAGGAGATCCTCTTCGAGAAGCTCTCGAAGCGTCAGCGCCTGGCCAACACGGCCACCGGCCCGCTGCAGGACGGCGACCACGTGAGCGTCGGCCAGCAGCTGCTGGAGGGCACGCCCGACCCGCACGAGGTCCTGCGGGTCATGGGTCCGCGCGAGGCCCAGCTGCACCTGGTGCAGGAGGTCCAGAAGGTCTACCGCGCCCAGGGCGTGGCGATCCACGACAAGCACATCGAGGTCATCGTCCGGCAGATGCTGCGCCGGGTCACGATCATCGACTCGGGTGCGACGGAGTTCCTGCCGGGCTCGCTGGTCGAGCGCGCGGACTTCGAGTCGGGCAACCGCCAGGTCGTGGCCGAGGGCGGCGAGCCCGCCGCCGGTCGCCCGGTCCTGATGGGCATCACGAAGGCGTCGCTGGCCACGGACTCGTGGCTGTCGGCGGCCTCCTTCCAGGAGACGACGCGCGTCCTGACCGACGCCGCCATCAACGGGCGGTCGGACAAGCTGATCGGCCTGAAGGAGAACGTGATCATCGGTAAGCTGATCCCGGCCGGCACCGGCATCAACCGGTACCGGAACATCCAGGTCCAGCCGACCGAGGAGGCGCGCGCCGCCGCGTACGCCATCCCGAGCTACGACGACGGCTACTACACGCCGGACGTGTTCGGGACCGGCACGGGCGCCGCGGTTCCGCTGGACGACTACGACTTCGGTCGCGACTACCGCTGA
- a CDS encoding phosphotransferase family protein, with product MDGLINAMGALAGAEGGSGAGSGAVEVVAVRGDVVVVRVGDVVLKAHERGTDGSALGARLEVARGLGGVLLAPLGPPVEVLGRVVTRWPFGEAVPQSAPEAFPLVDAGRLLAELHLAPVPPGTPEAGAWSRMVRAVRETPSGAPGADVVRGAFGTLPDPPRGSALIHGDWHLGQLLRHDGAWRLIDLDDLGWGHPAWDLARPAALLLAGVLDGREWDRLLTAYLDAGGPAVDPADPWAALEAPARALVVQMAARALSASVRDGVPLEPAQEALVATCDRIVSAHRGPRRG from the coding sequence GTGGACGGGTTGATCAACGCGATGGGCGCGCTCGCCGGGGCCGAGGGCGGGTCCGGCGCGGGCTCCGGCGCGGTCGAGGTCGTCGCGGTGCGCGGGGACGTCGTGGTCGTGCGGGTCGGGGACGTCGTGCTCAAGGCGCACGAGCGCGGCACGGACGGCTCGGCGCTCGGGGCCCGGCTGGAGGTCGCCCGCGGGCTCGGCGGGGTGCTGCTCGCGCCGCTCGGGCCGCCGGTCGAGGTGCTGGGGCGGGTGGTGACGCGGTGGCCCTTCGGGGAGGCCGTGCCGCAGTCCGCGCCCGAGGCGTTCCCGCTGGTGGACGCCGGGCGGTTGCTGGCCGAGCTGCACCTGGCGCCCGTGCCGCCCGGCACGCCCGAGGCGGGGGCCTGGAGCCGGATGGTGCGGGCCGTGCGGGAGACGCCCTCGGGGGCACCCGGCGCGGACGTCGTGCGGGGCGCGTTCGGCACGCTGCCCGACCCGCCGCGCGGGTCCGCGCTCATCCACGGCGACTGGCACCTCGGGCAGCTGCTGCGCCACGACGGCGCCTGGCGGCTGATCGACCTCGACGACCTCGGCTGGGGCCACCCCGCCTGGGACCTCGCCCGGCCCGCCGCGCTGCTGCTCGCCGGGGTGCTCGACGGGCGCGAGTGGGACCGGCTGCTCACCGCCTACCTCGACGCGGGCGGGCCGGCCGTCGACCCCGCCGACCCGTGGGCCGCGCTGGAGGCGCCCGCCCGCGCGCTCGTTGTGCAGATGGCGGCACGGGCGCTGAGCGCGTCGGTCCGCGACGGCGTGCCGCTGGAACCCGCGCAGGAAGCCCTGGTCGCGACCTGCGACCGGATCGTCTCGGCCCACCGGGGACCGCGCCGCGGCTAA
- the rpsL gene encoding 30S ribosomal protein S12 codes for MPTIQQLVRKGRQDKVAKQKTAALKGSPQRRGVCTRVYTTTPKKPNSALRKVARVRLTSGIEVTAYIPGEGHNLQEHSMVLVRGGRVKDLPGVRYKIIRGSLDTQGVKNRKQARSRYGAKKEKS; via the coding sequence ATGCCAACGATCCAGCAGCTGGTCCGCAAGGGCCGGCAGGACAAGGTCGCCAAGCAGAAGACGGCGGCCCTCAAGGGCAGCCCGCAGCGGCGCGGTGTGTGCACCCGCGTCTACACGACCACGCCCAAGAAGCCGAACTCGGCTCTGCGCAAGGTCGCCCGTGTTCGCCTGACCAGCGGCATCGAGGTCACCGCGTACATCCCCGGTGAGGGCCACAACCTGCAGGAGCACTCGATGGTGCTCGTGCGCGGCGGTCGTGTGAAGGACCTCCCCGGCGTCCGCTACAAGATCATTCGCGGTTCGCTCGACACCCAGGGCGTCAAGAACCGCAAGCAGGCTCGCAGCCGCTACGGCGCGAAGAAGGAGAAGAGCTGA
- the tuf gene encoding elongation factor Tu produces the protein MAKAKFERTKPHVNIGTIGHIDHGKTTLTAAISKVLHDKYPDLNPFTPFDQIDKAPEEKQRGITISIAHIEYQTDKRHYAHVDCPGHADYIKNMITGAAQMDGAILVVAATDGPMPQTKEHVLLARQVGVPYIVVALNKADMVDDEEILELVELEVRELLSEYEFPGDDLPVVRVSALKALEGDAEWGEKLIGLMDAVDESIPEPPRDIERPFLMPVEDVFTITGRGTVVTGRIERGIIQVNSEIEIVGIKDTSKKTTVTSIEMFKKFLDEGRAGDNAALLLRGIKREDVERGMVIVKPGTTTPHTEFDAQVYILSKDEGGRHTPFFNNYRPQFYFRTTDVTGVVTLPEGTEMVMPGDNTTMSVKLIQPIAMDEGLRFAIREGGRTVGAGSVTKIIK, from the coding sequence GTGGCGAAGGCGAAGTTCGAGCGGACGAAGCCGCACGTCAACATCGGCACCATCGGTCACATCGACCATGGCAAGACGACGCTGACCGCTGCCATCTCCAAGGTCCTGCACGACAAGTACCCGGACCTGAACCCCTTCACGCCGTTCGACCAGATCGACAAGGCGCCGGAGGAGAAGCAGCGCGGCATCACGATCTCGATCGCGCACATCGAGTACCAGACCGACAAGCGCCACTACGCGCACGTCGACTGCCCCGGTCACGCGGACTACATCAAGAACATGATCACGGGTGCGGCGCAGATGGACGGCGCCATCCTGGTCGTGGCCGCGACCGACGGCCCGATGCCGCAGACCAAGGAGCACGTGCTCCTGGCCCGCCAGGTCGGTGTGCCCTACATCGTGGTGGCCCTGAACAAGGCCGACATGGTGGACGACGAGGAGATCCTGGAGCTCGTCGAGCTCGAGGTCCGCGAGCTGCTCTCCGAGTACGAGTTCCCCGGTGACGACCTGCCGGTCGTCCGCGTCTCCGCGCTGAAGGCGCTGGAGGGCGACGCCGAGTGGGGCGAGAAGCTCATCGGCCTCATGGACGCCGTGGACGAGAGCATCCCGGAGCCCCCGCGCGACATCGAGCGCCCGTTCCTGATGCCGGTCGAGGACGTCTTCACGATCACCGGTCGTGGCACGGTCGTCACCGGTCGCATCGAGCGCGGCATCATCCAGGTGAACTCCGAGATCGAGATCGTCGGCATCAAGGACACCTCGAAGAAGACCACGGTCACCTCGATCGAGATGTTCAAGAAGTTCCTCGACGAGGGCCGCGCGGGCGACAACGCCGCGCTGCTGCTCCGCGGCATCAAGCGCGAGGACGTCGAGCGCGGCATGGTGATCGTGAAGCCCGGCACCACGACCCCGCACACCGAGTTCGACGCGCAGGTCTACATCCTGTCGAAGGACGAGGGCGGTCGCCACACGCCGTTCTTCAACAACTACCGCCCGCAGTTCTACTTCCGCACCACCGACGTGACCGGCGTCGTGACCCTCCCCGAGGGCACCGAGATGGTCATGCCGGGCGACAACACCACCATGTCCGTGAAGCTGATCCAGCCGATCGCCATGGACGAGGGCCTGCGGTTCGCCATCCGCGAGGGTGGCCGCACCGTCGGTGCGGGCTCGGTCACCAAGATCATCAAGTGA
- the fusA gene encoding elongation factor G, with protein sequence MAQDVLTDLAKVRNIGIMAHIDAGKTTTTERILFYTGISYKIGEVHDGAAVMDWMEQEQERGITITSAATTCFWKDHQINLIDTPGHVDFTVEVERNLRVLDGAVAVFDGKEGVEPQSEQVWRQASKYDVPRICFVNKMDKLGADFYFTIRTISERLGAKPLPLQLPIGSESDFIGVVDLINMRALTWRGEVQKGEDYAVEEIPADLLERAKEYREQLVEAVAETDDALMELYLGGEELSVEQIKTGIRQIVKEGTAYPVLCGSAFKNKGVQPMLDAVIDYLPSPLDLPPVEGTLRDGETVVTRKPSTDEPFAALAFKIAAHPFFGKLTYIRVYSGQVASGSQVINSTKDRKERIGKIFQMHANKENPVTDAMAGHIYAVIGLKDTTTGETLSDAQNPIVLESMTFPEPVIEVAIEPKTKADQEKLGTAIQKLAEEDPTFRVKLDEETGQTIIAGMGELHLDILVDRMRREYKVEANIGKPQVAYRETIRRKVEKYSYTHKKQTGGSGQFAKVLIDLEPLEKKEDGALYEFVNAVSGGRIPREYIPSVDAGAQDAMQYGVLAGYPLVGVKLTLTDGAYHEVDSSEMAFKIAGSMALKEAARQASPAILEPLMAVEVTTPEEYMGDVIGDLNSRRGQIQAMEERSGTRVVKALVPLSEMFGYVGDLRSKTQGRANYSMTFDSYAEVPANVSKEIIAKATGE encoded by the coding sequence GTGGCACAGGACGTGCTCACTGATCTGGCCAAGGTCCGGAACATCGGCATCATGGCCCACATCGACGCGGGCAAGACCACGACGACCGAGCGGATCCTGTTCTACACCGGGATCAGCTACAAGATCGGCGAGGTTCACGACGGCGCGGCCGTGATGGACTGGATGGAGCAGGAGCAGGAGCGCGGCATCACGATCACGTCGGCCGCGACGACCTGCTTCTGGAAGGACCACCAGATCAACCTGATCGACACGCCGGGCCACGTCGACTTCACGGTCGAGGTGGAGCGCAACCTCCGCGTGCTGGACGGCGCCGTCGCGGTGTTCGACGGCAAGGAGGGCGTCGAGCCCCAGTCCGAGCAGGTGTGGCGGCAGGCCTCGAAGTACGACGTTCCCCGCATCTGCTTCGTCAACAAGATGGACAAGCTGGGCGCGGACTTCTACTTCACCATCAGGACCATCAGCGAGCGGCTGGGCGCCAAGCCCCTGCCGCTGCAGCTGCCGATCGGCTCCGAGAGCGACTTCATCGGCGTCGTCGACCTGATCAACATGCGCGCCCTCACCTGGCGCGGCGAGGTCCAGAAGGGCGAGGACTACGCCGTCGAGGAGATCCCCGCGGATCTGCTGGAGCGCGCGAAGGAGTACCGCGAGCAGCTGGTCGAGGCCGTGGCCGAGACCGACGACGCCCTGATGGAGCTGTACCTCGGGGGCGAGGAGCTGTCCGTCGAGCAGATCAAGACGGGCATCCGCCAGATCGTCAAGGAGGGCACCGCGTACCCGGTGCTCTGCGGCTCGGCGTTCAAGAACAAGGGCGTCCAGCCCATGCTCGACGCCGTGATCGACTACCTGCCGTCGCCGCTCGACCTCCCGCCGGTCGAGGGCACGCTGCGGGACGGCGAGACCGTGGTCACGCGCAAGCCCTCCACGGACGAGCCGTTCGCCGCGCTGGCGTTCAAGATCGCCGCGCACCCCTTCTTCGGCAAGCTGACCTACATCCGGGTGTACTCGGGTCAGGTCGCCTCCGGGTCCCAGGTCATCAACTCGACCAAGGACCGCAAGGAGCGCATCGGGAAGATCTTCCAGATGCACGCCAACAAGGAGAACCCGGTCACCGACGCCATGGCGGGGCACATCTACGCCGTGATCGGTCTGAAGGACACCACGACCGGTGAGACCCTGTCGGACGCGCAGAACCCGATCGTCCTCGAGTCCATGACCTTCCCCGAGCCGGTCATCGAAGTGGCCATCGAGCCCAAGACGAAGGCCGACCAGGAGAAGCTGGGCACCGCGATCCAGAAGCTCGCCGAGGAGGACCCGACCTTCCGGGTCAAGCTCGACGAGGAGACCGGCCAGACCATCATCGCCGGCATGGGCGAGCTCCACCTGGACATCCTGGTGGACCGCATGCGCCGCGAGTACAAGGTCGAGGCCAACATCGGCAAGCCCCAGGTGGCGTACCGGGAGACCATCCGCCGCAAGGTGGAGAAGTACTCCTACACCCACAAGAAGCAGACCGGTGGCTCCGGCCAGTTCGCGAAGGTCCTCATCGACCTGGAGCCGCTGGAGAAGAAGGAAGACGGCGCGCTCTACGAGTTCGTCAACGCCGTCTCCGGTGGTCGCATCCCGAGGGAGTACATCCCCTCGGTCGACGCGGGCGCGCAGGACGCCATGCAGTACGGCGTGCTGGCGGGCTACCCGCTGGTCGGCGTGAAGCTGACCCTGACGGACGGCGCCTACCACGAGGTCGACTCGTCGGAGATGGCGTTCAAGATCGCCGGTTCGATGGCCCTCAAGGAAGCGGCTCGCCAGGCGAGCCCCGCGATCCTCGAGCCCCTGATGGCTGTCGAGGTCACCACGCCCGAGGAGTACATGGGCGACGTGATCGGCGACCTCAACTCCCGCCGCGGCCAGATCCAGGCCATGGAGGAGCGCAGCGGAACCCGCGTCGTCAAGGCGCTCGTGCCGCTGTCGGAGATGTTCGGGTACGTCGGCGACCTGCGGTCCAAGACCCAGGGCCGGGCGAACTACTCGATGACGTTCGACTCCTACGCAGAGGTTCCCGCGAACGTCTCGAAGGAGATCATCGCAAAGGCGACGGGCGAGTAA
- a CDS encoding zf-TFIIB domain-containing protein — MQCPKCHAQMRTYDRMGVHIEQCDGCRGVFLDYGELEAITRLEKQMATPPPPPPAAAPAPAQVHYVQQPPPVWGQPHYGGHYGHRKHRGLSGLFYSS, encoded by the coding sequence ATGCAGTGTCCCAAGTGCCATGCGCAGATGCGCACTTATGACCGGATGGGCGTGCACATCGAGCAGTGCGACGGCTGCCGGGGCGTCTTCCTCGACTACGGCGAGCTGGAGGCGATCACCCGGCTGGAGAAGCAGATGGCCACCCCGCCGCCGCCCCCTCCCGCCGCCGCGCCCGCACCCGCGCAGGTCCACTACGTGCAGCAACCGCCGCCCGTCTGGGGCCAGCCGCACTACGGCGGCCACTACGGCCACCGCAAGCACCGCGGCCTGTCCGGCCTGTTCTACTCCTCGTGA
- the rpsG gene encoding 30S ribosomal protein S7: MPRKGPAPKRPLISDPVYSSPLVTQLINKVLVDGKRSVAERIVYGALEGAREKTGTDPVVTLKRALDNVKPALEVKSRRVGGATYQVPIEVKPGRSTTLALRWLIIFSRQRREKTMIERLMNELLDASNGLGASVKRREDTHKMAESNKAFAHYRW; this comes from the coding sequence ATGCCCCGCAAGGGACCGGCCCCGAAGCGGCCGCTGATCTCCGACCCGGTCTACAGCTCTCCGCTGGTGACCCAGCTCATCAACAAGGTGCTGGTCGACGGCAAGCGCTCCGTGGCCGAGCGGATCGTGTATGGCGCCCTCGAGGGCGCCCGCGAGAAGACCGGCACCGACCCGGTCGTCACGCTGAAGCGCGCGCTCGACAACGTCAAGCCCGCCCTGGAGGTCAAGAGCCGCCGCGTCGGTGGTGCGACCTACCAGGTCCCCATCGAGGTCAAGCCGGGTCGTTCGACCACGCTCGCCCTGCGCTGGCTGATCATCTTCTCCCGGCAGCGCCGTGAGAAGACCATGATCGAGCGCCTGATGAACGAGCTGCTCGACGCGAGCAACGGCCTGGGCGCGAGCGTCAAGCGCCGCGAGGACACCCACAAGATGGCCGAGTCGAACAAGGCCTTCGCCCACTACCGCTGGTGA